A window of the Cannabis sativa cultivar Pink pepper isolate KNU-18-1 chromosome X, ASM2916894v1, whole genome shotgun sequence genome harbors these coding sequences:
- the LOC115702478 gene encoding uncharacterized protein LOC115702478, whose protein sequence is MASWKKTIASPFKKACTFFNNQPQQSRDPNHKKSHHHDQLQENENSARNLHGEVMACGYEDVQVMWSILDKSKSTPFKITSS, encoded by the exons atggcatCTTGGAAAAAAACGATTGCATCCCCATTCAAGAAAGCTTGCACTTTCTTCAATAATCAACCACAACAGTCCAGGGATCCTAATCATAAGAAGTCTCATCATCATGATCAGCTCCAAG AAAACGAAAACAGTGCAAGGAATCTACATGGAGAAGTAATGGCATGTGGTTATGAAGATGTTCAAGTGATGTGGTCTATTCTCGACAAGTCCAAATCCACACCCTTTAAAATTACATCTTCTTAA